The following coding sequences are from one Betaproteobacteria bacterium window:
- a CDS encoding alpha/beta hydrolase, translating to MKVVEEKILVDGPAGRIEVIMEKPDAPRGIALVAHPHPIGGGANTNKVAYTLARTFVSLGYAAFRPNFRGVGGSEGEHDEGVGETDDLLAVLHDARCRCGDLAVALAGFSFGAYCQTRVARRLAESGHPAQRLVLVGTAAGFVEGTRRYDTEAVPHDTLVIHGSADETVPLQNVLDWALPLDLPVVVVPGADHFFHRRLHLIRDIVTRAWRH from the coding sequence ATGAAGGTCGTGGAAGAGAAAATCCTGGTCGATGGCCCGGCCGGACGCATCGAGGTCATCATGGAGAAGCCCGATGCCCCGCGGGGCATCGCCCTGGTGGCCCACCCGCATCCCATCGGGGGCGGTGCCAATACCAACAAGGTGGCCTACACCCTGGCCCGCACCTTCGTCAGCCTGGGCTACGCCGCCTTCCGCCCCAACTTCAGAGGCGTCGGCGGCAGCGAGGGGGAGCACGACGAGGGCGTCGGCGAAACCGACGACCTGCTGGCGGTGCTGCACGACGCCCGGTGCCGCTGCGGCGACCTGGCGGTGGCCCTGGCCGGCTTTTCCTTCGGCGCCTATTGCCAGACCCGGGTCGCCAGACGCCTGGCCGAATCCGGCCATCCTGCCCAGCGCCTGGTTCTGGTCGGTACGGCGGCCGGCTTCGTGGAAGGGACCCGCCGCTACGACACCGAAGCCGTGCCCCACGACACCCTCGTCATCCACGGCTCGGCGGATGAAACGGTGCCGCTCCAGAACGTGCTGGACTGGGCTCTTCCCCTGGACCTGCCGGTGGTGGTGGTGCCCGGCGCCGACCACTTCTTCCACCGTCGGCTGCACCTCATCCGCGATATCGTCACCCGGGCCTGGCGGCACTGA
- a CDS encoding putative addiction module antidote protein — translation MRADRELAVEYLKAAMESLDDPNDRAAGLLALRTVAEAYGGLGAVAAEAGISRESLYRALSPKGNPTLKTLVAVLKTVGLRLSVEPENHAHA, via the coding sequence CTGCGCGCCGACCGGGAACTGGCGGTGGAATATCTGAAGGCGGCGATGGAATCCCTCGACGATCCCAACGACCGGGCCGCAGGACTGCTCGCACTGCGCACCGTGGCGGAAGCCTATGGCGGCCTGGGCGCGGTGGCAGCAGAGGCCGGCATCAGCAGGGAATCGCTTTATCGCGCGCTCTCGCCGAAGGGCAACCCAACGCTCAAGACATTGGTCGCCGTCCTCAAGACGGTTGGTTTGCGCCTTTCCGTAGAACCTGAAAATCACGCGCATGCTTGA
- a CDS encoding EAL domain-containing protein: MLVIFGCLIANAIMVALAGWFVGQSRQLYEQRAEARSQTLALAIDQAVTSAVDRIDHSLLAITDELEHQEASGGLDGPAVDALLRRHAERVPVAAGIRVTDAAGRVIHGPGVDAAHPVNLADRPYFQTLAADAKAGLVMSQPIFGRILGRWVITFSRRYEDSAGRFAGIAYGSVPLGEVARLFTAFDAGPRGIITLRTADLGFLARHPDTGAAETSQPGNTVVSPELRRLAESGVTEATYRSRVAVDGLERVTTLRRLDRAPLMVTVGVAAQDYLGSWQEEVRRTGLLVGAFALFSVVAAVLLLRLVERVVAEAARNRMFLESASDGITILDEQGRVVEANRQFAAMLDRTPEEVASMNVTDWNAQFDADTLLNDILPRNFAAGTDVTIETIHRRRDGSLQDVEISVTFFHLDGRNLAYCASRDITEKKRQQRALEESAGRLRESEARLHAIIDAEPECVKVLTLDGRLESMNRAGLAMIEAESLEQVRGFDVTRLVQAPYRPAFAALAGKVAEGESGRLEFEITGLKGTPRWMETHMAPLRDEAGCCTGLLGVTRDITERKRAEEGLRRAEAIFRNTREGIVLTDLKGTIVAVNPAFTAITGYSAAEAQGRSNSLLKSTHHDAAFYQAMWHSLAETGSWQGELWNRRKDGSVYPEWLTISTVFDEKGEPTSYVGVFTDISRIKESEAEMEFLAHHDVLTSLPNRLLLLSRIEHAVAHGERSGRGGAVLFIDLDRFKHVNDSLGHPVGDEVLQKVARRLKSRLRESDTLARLGGDEFVVLLEALNSPEDAASVAQLLVDHLRTAIELDSGQSVYLGCSIGISMYPADSRDPHELVRYADAALYHVKDSGRGHYHFYTEALGQEASRHLALDAALRRALTAEEFTLDYQPLVDLCDRRTVGVEALVRWQPPGEPRVPPDRFIPHAEETGLIMPLGGWVLRRACAQVSAWRKAGYALDTLAVNLSPVQLRNPCLVDEVAAALAETGLPAAVLELEITENALVALGDEAESRLVALKALGLRLAIDDFGTGYSSLAYLKRFRVDKLKIDRSFVRDVPGEGADEEIVRTIVAMARNLHLEVLAEGVETEAQRDFLDALDCRLAQGYYFSPPLNAEALQRWLTPAPTPAEADPQPQ, encoded by the coding sequence TTGCTCGTCATTTTCGGCTGCCTGATCGCCAACGCCATCATGGTTGCCCTGGCCGGCTGGTTCGTCGGCCAGAGCCGGCAGTTGTACGAGCAACGGGCTGAGGCCCGTTCGCAGACCCTGGCCCTGGCCATCGATCAGGCGGTGACCAGCGCCGTGGACCGCATCGATCACAGCCTGCTGGCCATCACGGATGAGCTGGAGCACCAAGAGGCTTCCGGCGGCCTGGACGGACCCGCAGTCGATGCCCTGCTGCGCCGCCATGCGGAGCGGGTTCCGGTGGCGGCGGGAATCCGCGTCACGGACGCCGCCGGCCGGGTGATCCACGGTCCGGGGGTGGATGCAGCCCATCCGGTCAATCTGGCGGACCGCCCCTATTTCCAGACCCTGGCGGCGGATGCCAAAGCCGGCCTGGTCATGTCGCAGCCCATCTTCGGACGCATCCTGGGGCGCTGGGTAATCACCTTTTCCCGCCGCTACGAGGATTCTGCCGGTCGCTTCGCCGGCATCGCCTACGGCTCGGTTCCCCTGGGCGAAGTCGCCCGCCTGTTCACCGCCTTCGACGCGGGGCCCCGCGGCATCATCACCCTGCGCACCGCCGACCTCGGCTTTCTCGCCCGCCATCCCGATACGGGCGCGGCGGAAACCAGTCAGCCGGGGAACACCGTCGTATCGCCGGAACTGCGCCGCCTGGCGGAATCCGGCGTGACCGAAGCCACCTATCGCTCGCGGGTGGCGGTGGATGGCCTGGAGCGGGTCACCACCCTGCGCCGGCTCGACCGGGCGCCCTTGATGGTCACCGTCGGCGTGGCGGCGCAGGACTACCTGGGATCGTGGCAGGAGGAAGTCCGCCGCACCGGGCTGCTGGTCGGTGCCTTCGCCCTCTTCTCCGTCGTGGCGGCCGTGCTGCTCCTGCGCCTGGTCGAGCGCGTGGTCGCCGAGGCGGCGCGCAACCGCATGTTTCTGGAGAGCGCCAGCGACGGCATCACCATCCTCGACGAGCAGGGGCGGGTGGTGGAGGCCAATCGCCAGTTTGCCGCCATGCTGGACCGGACCCCGGAGGAAGTGGCGTCCATGAACGTGACGGACTGGAACGCCCAGTTCGACGCCGACACCCTGCTGAACGACATCCTGCCGCGCAATTTTGCCGCCGGGACCGACGTCACCATCGAGACCATCCACCGGCGCCGGGACGGCAGCCTGCAGGACGTGGAAATCAGCGTCACCTTCTTTCACCTGGACGGTCGCAACCTGGCCTACTGCGCCTCCCGCGACATCACCGAAAAGAAACGCCAGCAGAGGGCGCTGGAGGAAAGTGCCGGCCGGCTGCGGGAGAGCGAGGCCCGCTTGCACGCCATCATCGACGCCGAGCCGGAATGCGTGAAGGTGCTGACCCTGGACGGTCGCCTGGAGTCCATGAACCGGGCCGGGCTGGCCATGATCGAGGCCGAATCCCTGGAGCAGGTGCGCGGCTTCGACGTGACCCGACTGGTGCAGGCGCCGTACCGGCCCGCCTTTGCGGCCCTGGCCGGGAAAGTGGCCGAGGGCGAGAGCGGCCGCCTGGAATTCGAGATCACCGGCCTGAAGGGCACTCCCCGCTGGATGGAGACCCACATGGCCCCGTTGCGTGACGAGGCGGGATGCTGCACCGGGCTTCTCGGCGTCACCCGCGACATCACCGAGCGCAAGCGGGCCGAGGAGGGCTTGCGGCGGGCCGAGGCGATTTTCCGCAACACCCGGGAGGGCATCGTCCTCACCGATCTCAAGGGCACCATCGTGGCGGTCAATCCGGCCTTCACCGCCATTACCGGTTACAGCGCGGCCGAGGCCCAGGGCCGCAGCAACAGCCTGCTCAAATCCACCCACCACGACGCGGCCTTCTATCAGGCCATGTGGCATTCCCTGGCCGAGACCGGAAGCTGGCAGGGCGAGCTGTGGAATCGGCGCAAGGATGGCTCCGTGTACCCCGAGTGGCTGACCATCAGCACCGTTTTCGACGAAAAGGGTGAACCCACCAGTTACGTCGGCGTCTTTACCGACATCTCGCGCATCAAGGAATCCGAGGCGGAGATGGAATTCCTGGCCCACCATGACGTCCTCACCAGCCTGCCCAATCGGCTTCTGCTCCTGTCGCGCATCGAGCATGCCGTGGCCCACGGCGAACGCAGCGGCCGCGGCGGTGCGGTGCTCTTCATCGATCTGGACCGCTTCAAGCACGTCAATGACAGCCTCGGGCATCCGGTGGGGGACGAGGTCCTGCAAAAGGTTGCCCGGCGGCTGAAGAGCCGCCTGCGTGAATCCGATACCCTCGCCCGCCTGGGCGGCGATGAATTCGTCGTGCTCCTGGAAGCGCTGAATTCGCCGGAGGATGCGGCCAGCGTCGCCCAGCTCCTGGTGGATCACCTGCGCACCGCCATCGAGCTGGATTCCGGCCAGTCCGTCTATCTCGGCTGCAGCATCGGCATCAGCATGTATCCCGCCGACAGCCGGGATCCCCACGAACTGGTGCGCTACGCCGACGCGGCCCTCTATCACGTCAAGGATTCCGGCCGCGGCCACTATCACTTCTACACCGAGGCCCTGGGCCAGGAGGCCAGCCGCCATCTGGCCCTGGACGCGGCCCTGCGCCGGGCCCTCACGGCGGAGGAATTCACCCTCGACTACCAGCCCCTGGTCGATCTCTGCGACCGGCGCACGGTTGGCGTCGAGGCCCTGGTGCGCTGGCAACCCCCCGGCGAGCCGCGGGTGCCGCCCGACCGCTTCATTCCCCACGCCGAGGAAACCGGTCTCATCATGCCCCTGGGCGGCTGGGTGCTGCGCCGGGCCTGCGCCCAGGTCAGTGCCTGGCGCAAGGCGGGTTATGCCCTGGATACCCTGGCGGTCAATCTCTCGCCCGTGCAGTTGCGCAATCCCTGCCTGGTGGATGAGGTTGCGGCCGCCCTGGCCGAAACCGGCCTGCCCGCCGCCGTGCTGGAGCTCGAAATTACCGAGAACGCCCTGGTCGCCCTGGGGGACGAGGCCGAATCCCGGCTGGTGGCGCTCAAGGCCCTGGGGCTGCGCCTGGCCATCGACGACTTCGGCACCGGCTACTCGTCGCTGGCCTACCTCAAGCGCTTCCGGGTGGATAAGCTCAAGATCGACCGCAGCTTCGTGCGCGATGTTCCGGGAGAGGGGGCGGACGAGGAAATCGTCCGCACCATCGTCGCCATGGCCCGCAATCTTCATCTCGAAGTGCTGGCCGAAGGCGTTGAAACCGAGGCACAACGGGATTTCCTCGACGCCCTCGACTGCCGTCTGGCGCAGGGCTACTACTTCAGCCCGCCCCTCAACGCCGAGGCCCTGCAACGCTGGCTGACGCCGGCCCCGACCCCTGCCGAGGCCGATCCGCAACCCCAGTGA
- a CDS encoding TonB family protein, with product MAAATLPPLHIAEAPPSAVERALRWALVVALHGLLLWGALVVSVRQEILTLPPSIAVRLLPLLEEKKPEPPPPPPKPQVPLRKTPPPAPQPILAAAPKAEAPASFVVPAQPPAPPPAPIAAPPAPPVPLPVVAARFDADYLHNPKPIYPAIARRNGEEGKVLLKVRVSAEGSALEVEVKQSSGFPRLDAAAREAVQRWRFVPARRGEEAIESSVVVPINFSLE from the coding sequence ATGGCCGCCGCCACCCTGCCGCCCCTGCACATTGCCGAAGCGCCGCCCAGCGCGGTTGAGCGGGCGCTGCGCTGGGCCCTGGTGGTCGCCCTGCACGGCCTTCTTCTGTGGGGTGCCCTGGTGGTTTCGGTGCGGCAGGAAATCCTCACCCTGCCGCCCAGCATCGCCGTGCGCCTCCTGCCCTTGCTGGAAGAGAAAAAGCCCGAACCGCCGCCCCCACCGCCCAAGCCCCAGGTGCCGCTGCGCAAGACGCCGCCGCCGGCGCCGCAGCCCATCCTGGCCGCCGCCCCCAAGGCCGAGGCCCCCGCGAGCTTCGTCGTGCCCGCCCAGCCGCCGGCGCCACCCCCCGCGCCCATCGCCGCCCCCCCGGCGCCCCCCGTTCCCCTGCCCGTGGTGGCGGCCCGTTTCGACGCCGACTATCTGCACAACCCCAAGCCCATCTACCCGGCCATCGCCCGTCGCAACGGCGAGGAGGGCAAGGTGCTCCTCAAGGTGCGTGTCAGCGCCGAAGGCAGCGCCCTGGAGGTGGAAGTGAAGCAATCCAGCGGCTTTCCGCGCCTCGACGCCGCCGCCCGGGAAGCGGTGCAGCGCTGGCGCTTCGTCCCCGCCCGCCGGGGTGAGGAAGCCATCGAGTCCTCGGTGGTGGTGCCGATCAATTTCTCCCTCGAATAG
- a CDS encoding sigma-54-dependent Fis family transcriptional regulator, which yields MAAGILIIDDETVLAKNIRLYLERSGYEVRTAESAEEGERLIAEFRPDVILLDYQLPGRNGLEFLAILKSLGGGIPVIMLTGQGSVDLAVEAMKLGAVDFLTKPLVLSKLRLAIEKVVGGQRSETALAYYRERDFRGHGVAALLGESAAMQKLRNTLARLGEAEAALGDDEPPAVLVSGETGTGKELVARALHHDGPRAKGPFIELNCGSIPATLLEAELFGHEKGAFTDARERKIGLVEAADGGTLFLDEIGDMEPALQVKLLKLLEEKTVRRLGSIRDQRVNVRIIAATHQPLEKLVGEGRFRSDLYFRLRIVELAVPPLRERGEDVLHLARHFLALHSTRYRKPGLAFAPGAERALLAYGWPGNVRELRNAVEQAVLLAEGPVIEAAGLPFCALLGGEPARTPAPPPPAAPLTLAGGSTLDQIEREMLSQALERSHWNVTHAARLLGISRDTLRYRIDKHGLGRKGQGLPN from the coding sequence ATGGCCGCCGGAATCCTGATCATCGATGACGAAACCGTCCTCGCCAAGAACATCCGTCTCTACCTCGAGCGCTCCGGCTACGAGGTGCGCACCGCCGAAAGTGCCGAGGAAGGCGAACGCCTGATCGCCGAGTTCCGGCCCGATGTCATCCTGCTCGACTACCAGCTTCCCGGCCGTAACGGGCTCGAATTCCTCGCCATCCTGAAGAGCCTGGGCGGCGGCATTCCGGTCATCATGCTCACCGGCCAGGGGAGCGTCGATCTGGCGGTCGAGGCCATGAAGCTGGGGGCCGTCGATTTCCTCACCAAGCCCCTGGTGCTGAGCAAGTTGCGCCTGGCCATCGAAAAGGTGGTGGGCGGCCAACGTTCCGAAACCGCCCTCGCCTACTACCGCGAGCGGGATTTTCGCGGTCACGGTGTCGCGGCCCTCCTGGGCGAGTCCGCCGCCATGCAGAAGCTGCGCAATACCCTGGCCCGCCTGGGCGAGGCCGAAGCGGCCCTGGGGGACGACGAGCCCCCGGCAGTGCTCGTTTCCGGCGAAACCGGGACCGGGAAGGAACTGGTGGCCCGGGCTCTGCACCACGACGGACCCCGGGCCAAGGGGCCTTTCATCGAACTCAACTGCGGTTCGATCCCGGCCACCCTGCTCGAAGCCGAACTCTTCGGCCACGAGAAGGGCGCTTTCACCGACGCCCGGGAGCGCAAGATCGGCCTGGTCGAAGCGGCCGACGGCGGCACCCTGTTCCTGGACGAAATCGGCGACATGGAACCGGCGCTTCAGGTCAAGCTGCTGAAGCTTCTGGAGGAGAAGACCGTGCGGCGCCTGGGCAGCATCCGCGACCAGCGGGTCAATGTGCGCATCATCGCTGCAACGCACCAACCTCTGGAAAAATTGGTGGGGGAAGGGCGCTTCCGCTCCGACCTCTATTTCCGCCTGCGCATCGTCGAGCTGGCCGTCCCTCCCCTGCGGGAACGCGGCGAGGATGTGCTGCATCTGGCGCGGCACTTCCTCGCCCTGCACAGCACCCGCTATCGCAAGCCGGGGCTGGCCTTCGCTCCCGGCGCGGAGCGGGCCTTGCTCGCCTATGGCTGGCCCGGCAACGTGCGGGAACTGCGCAACGCCGTCGAACAGGCGGTCCTGCTCGCAGAGGGTCCGGTCATCGAGGCGGCCGGGCTCCCGTTTTGCGCCCTTCTGGGCGGAGAGCCGGCCCGGACCCCTGCGCCACCGCCTCCCGCCGCCCCCCTGACCCTGGCCGGTGGCAGCACCCTGGATCAGATCGAACGGGAAATGCTGTCCCAGGCGCTGGAGCGGAGCCATTGGAACGTCACCCACGCGGCCCGTCTCCTGGGCATTTCCCGCGATACCCTGCGCTACCGCATCGACAAGCACGGCCTTGGCCGCAAGGGCCAGGGGTTGCCCAACTAG
- a CDS encoding dienelactone hydrolase family protein → MTLLETDIASLLPTQTFDRRAFLVTGLGAGFALAVQPVAAQTAILTDSAGLQAGPVKIGVRGGEMIAYRAQPEGARKAPVILVVSEIFGVHEYIQDVCRRLARLGYCAIAPELFARQGDPRQYATIPDILAKITSKTPDAQVLADLDACVAWAATQGADTARLGITGFCWGGRITWLYAAHNPALRAGVAWYGRLTGPANEITPRYPVDIAAQVAAPVLGLYGGQDAGIPLDSVEAMRQALAAAGGKSRIEVYADAPHAFHADYRPSYRKEPAEDGWRRLLAWFAEHGLAPG, encoded by the coding sequence ATGACCCTGCTCGAAACCGATATTGCCAGCCTGCTTCCCACCCAGACCTTTGATCGCCGCGCCTTTCTCGTGACCGGTCTCGGCGCCGGCTTCGCCCTGGCGGTGCAGCCGGTGGCGGCCCAGACAGCCATCCTGACCGACTCTGCCGGACTGCAGGCCGGGCCGGTCAAGATCGGGGTGCGGGGAGGCGAGATGATCGCCTACCGGGCGCAGCCCGAGGGGGCCAGGAAGGCCCCGGTGATCCTGGTGGTGAGCGAGATTTTCGGCGTGCACGAATATATCCAGGATGTCTGCCGCCGCCTCGCCAGGCTGGGCTACTGCGCCATCGCCCCCGAGCTTTTTGCCCGCCAGGGCGACCCGCGCCAGTACGCCACCATTCCCGACATACTCGCCAAGATCACCAGCAAGACTCCCGATGCCCAGGTGCTGGCCGACCTGGACGCCTGCGTCGCCTGGGCCGCAACCCAGGGCGCCGATACGGCACGTCTGGGCATCACCGGTTTCTGCTGGGGCGGGCGCATCACCTGGCTCTACGCCGCCCACAACCCCGCGCTCAGGGCCGGGGTTGCCTGGTACGGCCGGCTGACCGGCCCGGCCAACGAGATTACCCCCCGCTATCCGGTGGATATCGCCGCCCAGGTGGCGGCGCCCGTGCTGGGTCTGTATGGGGGTCAGGATGCCGGAATTCCCCTCGATAGCGTCGAGGCCATGCGCCAGGCCCTGGCGGCGGCAGGGGGCAAGTCCCGCATCGAGGTCTATGCCGATGCTCCCCACGCCTTCCACGCCGACTACCGGCCCAGCTACCGCAAGGAGCCCGCCGAAGACGGCTGGAGGCGCCTGCTGGCCTGGTTTGCGGAACACGGGCTGGCGCCGGGCTGA
- a CDS encoding two-component sensor histidine kinase encodes MARIGARLPDDFNLIRWFSLTTLASVVTVSAVAAWALASFLTDRMIRQDAEITAGFVRSIVATENAYDFFSGATGAGTQPFQDFLGHVNRIPGVLRINVYSADRRMVWSSDAGLIGKRFERNEELEEALGADLVVHSGVVDPGHLVKSEHQHLGDGHKQFVESYVPIFDVHGRRIVGVVELYKVPADLFETLAEGRRLIWLAAVVAAAFLYAALFWIVWRAQRIIEIQGDRLVESESLAVVGEMGSAVAHGLRNPLAAIRSSAELALESPLPDQARECAQDIVAQVDRLEGWVRQLLTYAKPAHAALGPVDLATLFSEVAETYRRDLERRGIRVSVEAAPDLPTVRGDGALLTQMLGSLVVNAGEAMTGPGHIVLAGHRQGAECIAEVRDDGPGITPAEASRVFKPFYTTKPKGLGLGLPLVRRLVERFGGAVDLESVPGKGTLVRLHLPVWE; translated from the coding sequence ATGGCCCGTATTGGCGCTCGCTTGCCCGATGACTTCAATCTGATTCGCTGGTTCTCGCTCACGACCCTGGCGTCGGTGGTCACCGTGAGTGCCGTTGCTGCGTGGGCGCTGGCCAGCTTTCTCACCGACCGGATGATCCGCCAGGACGCCGAGATCACCGCGGGCTTCGTCCGCAGCATCGTGGCGACGGAGAACGCCTACGACTTCTTCAGCGGCGCCACCGGCGCGGGCACCCAGCCCTTCCAGGATTTCCTCGGCCATGTGAATCGTATTCCCGGGGTGCTGCGCATCAACGTCTATTCGGCGGATCGACGCATGGTCTGGTCCAGCGACGCGGGCCTCATCGGCAAGCGTTTCGAGCGCAATGAAGAATTGGAGGAGGCGCTGGGGGCCGATCTGGTCGTCCATAGCGGCGTCGTCGACCCCGGCCATCTCGTCAAGTCGGAGCACCAGCACCTGGGCGACGGGCACAAGCAGTTCGTCGAGAGTTACGTGCCGATCTTCGACGTGCACGGACGCCGCATCGTGGGGGTCGTCGAACTGTACAAGGTGCCGGCAGACCTGTTCGAAACCCTTGCGGAGGGGCGCCGCCTGATCTGGCTGGCGGCGGTGGTAGCTGCGGCCTTTCTCTATGCAGCGCTATTCTGGATCGTCTGGCGCGCCCAGCGCATCATCGAAATTCAGGGCGACCGGCTGGTGGAATCGGAATCCCTCGCGGTGGTGGGCGAGATGGGGTCGGCCGTGGCCCACGGCCTGCGCAATCCCCTCGCTGCCATCCGCTCCTCAGCCGAACTCGCCCTGGAGAGCCCCCTCCCCGACCAGGCCCGGGAGTGCGCCCAGGATATCGTTGCCCAGGTCGATCGCCTCGAAGGCTGGGTGCGCCAATTGCTCACCTACGCCAAGCCGGCCCATGCGGCCCTGGGGCCGGTGGACCTCGCCACTCTGTTCTCCGAGGTGGCCGAGACCTACCGGCGCGATCTGGAGCGGCGTGGCATCCGCGTCAGCGTCGAGGCCGCCCCGGATCTGCCGACCGTGCGGGGCGACGGTGCCCTGCTGACCCAGATGCTGGGCAGCCTGGTGGTCAATGCCGGCGAAGCCATGACGGGTCCGGGTCACATCGTCCTGGCCGGCCACCGCCAGGGCGCGGAATGCATCGCGGAAGTGCGGGACGACGGCCCCGGCATCACCCCCGCCGAAGCCAGCCGCGTCTTCAAGCCCTTCTACACCACCAAGCCCAAGGGACTTGGTCTGGGGCTTCCCCTGGTGCGCCGCCTGGTCGAGCGCTTCGGCGGTGCGGTGGATCTGGAGAGCGTCCCCGGCAAGGGAACCCTCGTTCGCCTGCATCTGCCGGTCTGGGAGTAG
- a CDS encoding VanZ family protein, which yields MSFRSPDVLSRYLALAWCGLLIYASLHPFSGWRDTGASAFAFLEAGWPRYWTAFDLATNVAVYIPLGFLCALALIRLPGRWTGAVLATLIAASLSFALECIQTWLPSRVPSNVDFACNAAGGLLGAVLGTRSGPRLFTRIKHWQQGLFVSLRHSEFGLTLLALWLLIPLSPEILLFGAGDLRHTLGLPGAVPFAAPSFILIEAAVTACNLLAVGLVAALLAARLSIAYGLAAALLLLGLVVRTLAAAILVGPGEALAWFTPGAQLGLPVGTALLVLTLPLPQIGRQMVSAMALMAATVLVNLAPPNPYSAAALAVWSQGHFLNFNGLTRLVATLWPFLALPFILLSGRRL from the coding sequence ATGAGTTTTCGCAGCCCGGATGTCCTTTCCCGCTACCTCGCCCTGGCGTGGTGCGGACTGCTCATTTACGCCAGCCTCCACCCCTTTTCCGGCTGGCGCGATACGGGGGCTTCGGCCTTTGCCTTCCTTGAGGCGGGCTGGCCCCGCTACTGGACAGCTTTCGACCTTGCGACCAATGTCGCCGTCTACATCCCCTTGGGATTTCTGTGTGCCCTCGCCCTGATCCGACTGCCGGGCCGCTGGACGGGAGCGGTACTGGCTACGCTCATCGCCGCGAGCCTCAGCTTTGCCCTGGAGTGCATCCAGACCTGGCTGCCCTCTCGCGTACCGTCCAACGTGGACTTCGCCTGCAACGCGGCGGGGGGGCTGCTGGGGGCGGTGCTCGGCACCCGGAGCGGTCCCCGCCTCTTCACCCGCATCAAGCACTGGCAGCAAGGACTGTTCGTGTCGCTGAGGCACAGCGAATTTGGCCTCACCTTGCTGGCACTCTGGCTGCTCATCCCCCTCTCGCCGGAAATCCTCCTCTTCGGTGCGGGAGACCTGCGGCATACCCTCGGTCTCCCGGGGGCAGTCCCCTTTGCAGCGCCCAGCTTCATTCTGATCGAAGCGGCGGTCACCGCCTGCAACCTGCTCGCCGTTGGACTGGTGGCAGCCCTGCTCGCCGCGCGCCTGAGCATCGCCTACGGTCTGGCCGCTGCGCTCCTGCTGCTGGGACTGGTGGTACGCACCTTGGCGGCAGCCATCCTGGTCGGCCCCGGCGAGGCCCTGGCCTGGTTCACCCCCGGGGCTCAACTGGGCCTTCCCGTCGGCACCGCCCTTCTGGTCCTGACCCTGCCGCTGCCCCAGATCGGTCGCCAGATGGTCTCCGCCATGGCCCTCATGGCGGCCACCGTACTGGTCAATCTGGCGCCACCCAATCCCTATTCCGCCGCCGCCCTGGCCGTATGGAGCCAGGGGCACTTCCTCAACTTCAACGGGCTCACCCGCCTGGTCGCCACCCTGTGGCCCTTCCTGGCCCTGCCGTTCATCCTGCTCTCCGGGCGACGCCTCTGA
- a CDS encoding NAD(P)H-dependent oxidoreductase subunit E, with the protein MSHFKYHVFFCCNQRDPGEICCNAHGASEVQTYAKDRVAKLKLKGPGKVRINKAGCLDRCDQGPVMVVYPEAVWYTYVDKEDVEEIIQEHLIHGRVVERLKI; encoded by the coding sequence ATGAGCCACTTCAAATATCACGTCTTTTTTTGCTGCAACCAGCGCGACCCCGGCGAGATCTGCTGCAATGCCCACGGCGCTTCGGAGGTGCAGACCTACGCGAAGGACCGCGTCGCCAAGCTGAAGTTGAAGGGCCCGGGCAAGGTGCGCATCAACAAGGCCGGCTGCCTGGATCGCTGCGACCAGGGCCCGGTGATGGTGGTTTACCCCGAGGCCGTCTGGTACACCTACGTGGATAAGGAAGATGTGGAGGAAATCATCCAGGAACACCTGATCCACGGCCGCGTGGTGGAGCGCCTCAAGATATGA